A region of the Alligator mississippiensis isolate rAllMis1 chromosome 5, rAllMis1, whole genome shotgun sequence genome:
aggattagtgcccttggttaaatttttgctgctatagaaatcattgtaagagctgtaataggtaggagttgctgtgttattattatgccagtctcctccactagaactagtaaaatagtggtgacatatgcttgtgcctaaattaatgcagtttgatactgagcagtttacatagaaacaccaatctccaacaacaggctttactaaaaggaactcctgctgactttggtcccaagcttggttatcagaggggtttaaaagtgactcgatggggcccaaggggatgggagtcataggaatgcctcctagagtgtggagaggaaaatgactgcacacccaacagtcactttggttttctgctttagcggctctctcaacgtattggaggtacatattattatcagagatgtgggcaacattaggtttaagagtagtcttagcctgaggagactctgcaaattgtctgaaaactgggtggctaggctttacacaatattctgttccataagtaaatacccgaacttctgctgaactacagcaatgtgagggaggataccagcgggcaatgttgaccttcccatctatatcagagagttcgactgaatcgcttatccagacaggaaaacctcgggcaccaggattagcacatctgcagcaactggcagctatagccgacccctgtgagagacttatttctccagcaaagagaaagattagaaataacatagttataaaaaccacattataaccaaaatcagcacaaacagtatgcacaaccctgcagctccaaaaactgatcttctgggacatgttacagtctcaaagtgctcggtctcagctgatccaaaagtgtctagaggatgcagcACTTGGAGTTcggtgctctctgggctgggcaggaccccaaaagggtgacagttcattagtggaccttggttagtttgagttttatattatctaacgggctgcaggtccaggaggtgtttatttttattttttcgtctgcttctggctcacccttgtcgcggtcaggtgggcatgcggtgctcccacgaagtccgcagtcgtcttcttctggctttcccttttccaggtcagggaagctcgcgttggagccgatcctgagctctggtgaaacttctgtcttctttgtacgagtataatgaatctagttgtccttctctgctacttttacggtggtgtgggaggtgaggaggacttgatacggtccttaccacttaggttcaaggggagaccgtttccaagtttttatatacacccagtctccaggctggatgcgatgtgctgggacatcggcagggaggggttggcttaaagcagcatacctatggagagattttaactgagactgtagagataaaatataagaggtgagtccttcatcgcctaaaagagaagaagtgtgagccggtagtaaggggaaatgttggggaacagggtgtccaaacagcagctcgtaagggctgagctttagttttttctgggggtagttctgatggacataagggccagtgggagaatctgagtccattttaacccgctctcagcacatagctttccaattttttgtttcagggtctgattcattttctctacttgtcctgagctttctgggtgccaaggggtatggaatttccattctattcctaggcagctggccagtgttttgtttatgtcagcagtaaaatgcgatccttgatcgctttcaatgatacgtggaggaccaaacctgggtataatttcattaaggagtatttttattatttgttgtgctgtagctcttctggtggggaaagcttctacccaccccgtgagttggtcaacaattattaggaggtttttgtacccattgtctttaggcatatcagcaaaatctatttgtagtctttcaaagggagtataagcccaggggcgggccccagggggtcctgatttttctcctttgatattaaactttttgtatatactgcagtgttttaaaagcctttttgcttcctggtagactccgggtgcatagaacagcctgttagtgatagtggcaagttttttaCAACCTAAATGttcgctttgatggagttgttgtagatagggtctaagagctgctttaggtaacactatcctttcatctggcaattgccatattccatctttttcacaggtggctcctgccgctttccatctctgttgttctaaaggtggtgcagactcatacatttttggctctagcaatattcccaaatatgcctttgactggggaatttgagcttggaaggctagggcggatagtggttgtaaggctgctgtttgagctgcagcatcggccagggcattgccttttgagacttgacctccctttttggtatgggctgggcaatgtattacagctatggcttttggcaacattatagcttgtaggagatcattgacttgtttggcatttgatattttagttccagaagctgtcataaatcctctctgtttccacaattgtccagtggcgtgacagattccaaaggcatacttagaatcagtccgAATATTTATagagtggcccgatgctaattgacaagctcgtgtaagggcagtaagttcagctGCCTGtgagctcaactgcccaggcagtggttcagctttaagtacttcaaatggagttactactgcataacccatttttttaactccatttactaattttgaagagccatctataaaaaaaatcaagtcagggttgtctaagggtaagtcactaagTTCTatcctgggtttgtctgaaaatgctgcaacttgaaggcaatcgtgggagtctggtttcccgtcgctgggtagaggtaatagagtagccagattcagggtattgcatctctgtatgaccaggtttgtagccattaaaagtgtggtttcatacttgttcattctctgatgagaaaaatgttgagtatttttctggagtagaAGTAGGGCAACTGCATGTGGAGCCTTGAGGATAAGGGgatatccgaggactaattcctgggctttctcgactataattgcagctgctgccactgcacgaaggcagcctactcccccctttgccactggatctaattgtgcagagaagtaagctactGGGCGTTGGGTGTTGCCTAAGGGTTGAGTAAGTACCCCAGAGGCTACTCCTAGTCGCTCATGGACAAAGAGCGTGAAAGGTTTTCgataatctggtagccctagggcaggggcagaagttaaagcagattttatattaCTGAAACTACGGGCAGCTTCATGATCccaaaagactggctcttctgcctcttttgtAGTAAGCTGTATAAGTGGTTTGGTTAACTCTCCAAAGGCTGGGATCCAGGAGCGACAGAACCCCACCATTCCCAGCAGACCCCGAACTTGACGCTTTGTTATAGGCTTGGGAATATTTAGGATAGCTTGGATTTTGTCATCACTCAGGCGTCTTTGGCCAGGCTCCAAAATGTGGCCCAagtatttaacagtggatttaTAAAACTGAAGCTTActtggtgacaccttgtggcctttggtggctagtgcagtgagtaaaatgatggtgtcttgaatacatgcttctgatgaggcagagcataagagtaaatcatccacgtatattaggagggatgaggagttaggaaaagtaacatcttgcaaatctttgtgaagaatttgagaaaaaatgctgggagattctacatatccttggggtaaccttgtccaggtcagttgagaagaaccccaggtgaaggcaaaaagatattgggattcagggtggatggggatgctgaagaaagcagaacagaggtctATTACGGTATAAAAAGCAGTGTCAGGGGGTATTGCAGTTAAAATAGTATTGGGGTTAGGAACGACCGGGTGTCGAGGAATGACATACTTATTAATTTGTCTGAGATCTTGAACCAGACGATACATAGGTTTCCCgtctggaccaggcttgggtttctttactggaagtataggtgtgttacagggggactgacagggaattaaaattccttgtttagaaaaatcttcTATTAAAGGCTTGAGTCCCTCAATAGCTTCTGCTTTCAAAGGATACTGGGGTATTTTAGGTGGCTCAAGATTGGTACGAATTAGAATTTTGACAGGATTTGTAGATTTTATGAGTCCCACCAagctggaggtgaggccccaaagctctgggggtaccctttcttttagaacaaggggaagagactgcaagCTCGAGACTTCTGTAACTGCAAGCACTGTGGCTATCATTGGGACCAGGGAGGACGGAAACGTTTGAATAATTCCGTCAGGTGAGCACTGTATGGTGGCttgtagtttgcaaagaagatcccgtccaagaaggttaacagggcCAGTTGCTAGAAGAAAAGAGTGTTCTGCTGAGAGGGGGCCAATTTTCACATTCGTGGGTTGTGAAAATGAGCAACGGAAGGGTTTTCCCTCAATTCCCATAACTGTGACTTGTTTTTCACTTGGTGAAAGATGtcctttggaaatactggaaaaagttGCCCCTGTGTCTAGCAGGCACTAGTACACGTGTTCTCCTATCTTTAAGGGTATTAGGGGATCTTGAGCACTGCAGTTTAGGGTGACTTCTTTAGGTTGGACAGAGGATAGTTGCAGAAAGTGACatgtagaatctccctcatcACGTCAGTCGTCACATTGGTTTTGAGCAAGATCTGGGGTAACAGtagttgttggctacaaatgtccaactcgggatccttaaaattctagtttattaggcggattgaaacactgtaatcataaatcttggggctggtccacacacacacatgcacacatgcacacacatacacacacacacagtagcaggctacagagtcaggtatacctatcctacaagcgctggggtctgtcattgaggcttctttcagcgtggtgttatcttccagaagggggtcgccggctggtccttctggctggacaggtctggtcgagttggagatcaagagggtgccactgagggtcacttttcactgccttttatctgtccctggcagactttgatgactccccagttttctggtttgcccaatccaggggtcattgaccctcgagggacttcccccccctcagtggctactggacagcatctgtcagccccaggggtcgtccgcatgtacgtgcaggtttgggagtccattgatgaatttagaatagggctctgggagcggtcgatctggagatattcagcccaaaagttggtctctggtgttgattaagacaggccagggcttctagcccttgatcagtgaggtatagagatttcccggttgttacactgtcttctattgagttcagcttccaggtgataattgctgcctgcttccatgttacacattcaatccctgattcactcactctttcagaggccagcctgatacagggaagagcaatttgattcctgcctttgttaacaatgttacaatgtataacttactaaaacacatttagttgcaagttgaaaggtgaggagtataaaatataagctacaaatgccatggcgcacaaatagataaaaataccaaactacaaggggagatacaaaatgcacacatacacattttaaaacacaattccttatcttaaagtgaaagagagaggaaggaagaaaaggtagaaaaagagaaacatatccaaagaggggagagcaaatgcaggcaagaggaaaagggggctttctgctacattagaggaaaagggggctttctgctacatagtgaactgagggttcttgaatttttgattttcagggttatcacttggggatctttttggtcttaacttgcactctcttttccagtgtccttcctgtCTACAGTAATGACATATGCTGGGCCCATACGGTTGGTAGGTACAGCCCGGTGGCCTAGGCACAAAGGGTCTCGGGCCATGGGGCAGATTGGTTCTGTAGGCATTTGTGGGCTGTATTACTGCTGCCAACATGCGAATGTTggactgatcttccttttgtttttctttcttctttttttcttttcttccattagaagttttagtagcaatggctaagatttctgccatggatttgccctcaacaccctcaatgttatgttgaagcttttttttaatatctttgctagcctgacttacgaacacaagtcttaacacaggcaaagtggcaggtgtctcggggtccatgtttccatactgacgtatagctttacagagtcttttaaaatagtctgaagggtgttcttcgggaccctgaacagtaactgtcactttggaccagtttgtagttttatctcctgctttctttaatccttctaaaatgctgtctttcagcattcgtattgaattttgccccctttcctgattgtaattccaatttggattttgcctgggcacgccattaggcatggggtggtttttATGGGGCTGAttggctagaaattggtcagcatggcgtagtactCGAGTCTTCTCGTCCGTAGTTAAGAGGTtttcgagaagctgcatgacatctgaccaggaggggttatgagtcatgaaaatggttttgaagcgtcTTAGAACTACttcaggatcatctctgagcctgggggtgttttcttgccagtttaagaggtctgtggtggagaacggagcgtgtgtccagtgactgataacttctccaccctcgccaggcacagggtattctcttagaggtaactgaagtgcaggcttagacaatttttgacgagTGCGATTTGAAATCGGAGTGGAACTCCGGGGGACTCAGGGTTTCTGAGAGAGacaatcgaggtgatgcctcccgaagacttcccagtccctcggcTGGCCCAGGGGCACCATGAGGGTAAAGTCTGCAGTCAATGGTGTAGACCAGAAGAGGCCTTACGCTGCTTTGTCATAGAGCAGTATTGAGCTGTTTGTATCTGCTTGCCTGGAGTTTTGCTGAGAGGAACCAACAAATGAAATGCTTGGTGGGAGCCTGTTGGAAGGTGTGAATGACTTCCCTCCACGTGCTGGCAATAAAGCATTGGAGGcttgtgtgacagctgaaaatgatggccgtgtgataaaggtgcttgctgaaggctctacgAAGATTAGAcgaagtgtttttctgtcatttgttcagatattaagctatatgctGTCGTTAAGAGCCTAATTACAGCTtaagatgtagtgaagccttgtatgTAGtataaggcctagtaaatttagcaaagccttctagaagtagtaatagtgggccctgtggcatagttaaaattaaccttatcagaagaatacAAGGCtcgtactgctattggtcagtctaaggacagttgaagtaaaaagaatgtgaatggctgtaagttatcagcaaagctcagaagttataaattggctggcacatccggaaatcattcagaaggaagatacagctctgtaaaagggactaattagctgttgacctggatcagtgggcccgtggacctcgaggagcccaaggactgaataccagggtccttcccagtacctctcagacagcgctgatcagggacgcctgactttggtgagctttgtagaaagagaaacttgtcatacatcaagcatcagaggggactgccaataagtcgCCGACATGagttgcttttgtctgtcattatctgtctttGTATACTATGCATagtcgtgtttttgttaagtcaataaacctttcttacctttctaccccccgaccacactctcgatcaatcctgaaccctccaaAGGCGGCTGGAACAGCTCTGTCCAGATGCTCAAGAGGgcctgattttgttttatgaatctgaaaaggaAACAGATTTAAATCCAATTACTACAGGACTGATGAAACAACATCTCCGGATTATTTTGTCCTcgttttttatgtttttatatatCATATTAAACAGAGCAAATTCAAGCACGTTCCAATAAagggggattttttgtttgtcttgtttttgcttcagtctttaaTACAGCTCCAGGCCCCTACATATTCGTGTTATTAGTGaagtttcttgtttctttttaactggagaaaaaggtGTGTCTTGTTCCATAAAGGGATGCACCCCACCATGTGTACCCCTCTTTTCAAGATCCTAGATCCACCTGGTATCTCcatgccaggcccctggcccagccGGGCAGAGTCTCTGCAGTCCCAAAGCCCAGGGCCCTGTGGAAGAGCTTtgctgcaggggcagaggaggtCTGTGGGACAGCTCCAGTCCAGCCCTTGGAGGACCAAACCCCTAAAGGGATCTGGATGTCTCTGACCAACCCCAAGGCACCGCTGTGACTGTCAGCAACCAGCTtggctgccccctcccacagAGGCCTCCAGCATTGCGCAGTGGACACAATCCAGACAGTGCCCAGCTGCCCgcactcctgcccagcccccaggtgGGACCCTCAGGCAATGCCCGACTGTACCATCTCACTGCAGTGGGGTCAGGATCTGCAAATGCTGACCAGGGGGAGGTGAGTCCCTCCCTGCACGTGGCACTTGGTTTGCCTTGAGGagcactccctgcctggctcaggtgcAACCATAAAAACTGCCAGTGTCCCCTCCCGTGAGGCCCTGGCCAAGCACCTGCAAGTTCTGCCAAAGCAGAGCTTTGCCACGGACAGCGTGAAAAAGATACTCAGAAATTGAAGTGGAGTACGGAGAGTCTGCCAGTCTGGGAGTGTTTATGCACACGGGGCTCTAGAAAAATACCCAACAGTTAAAACGCAGTTGTGCAAACAACCTGCAAacagccagtagcagcagcaagaggcatggTAGGAAGAATGAAGATGCAAGGAACAAAAGACATAAACCAGGTTGGACACAAATGGTTGTTGGACAGCTGGACAAGCAGACTGCACCCCTGAATGTCCCAGAGAGACCCTGGACTGTCTGAGCAACAGGAGAAAGAGCACGAGACACCTGCAAGGTAACGAGTGCCTTTCTGGGTATGAAAGTGTGTGCTGTCTGCAAAGAAATTTGCATCAGCGCAGTGAAATCTCCTGCCTTTGATGTGTACCTGGGACGAGGAGGTCACTGCGGCAGTCATACAGCGTCCCTACCCAGAAGGGACACCCCAGGCCCACCATCTCCATCACAGCCTCATTGGTGGCCCCCATGGTGCTGTGCCCAGGTGATCTCCTCGGTCTCACCTGCGGGAAGGAACAGGGATGAAAGCAAAGCCACCATCAACCAACACATGGGCACAGCTCCAGACGCTGCTCTGCAGAGCATCCTGGACACCGGCCTGGGCCtcttctgctgcagcaggagccacaagccccagcccagcctggccccagcactgccccatgccaggGGCACTCAGGACTCCCAGCACTTGCTCTGTGGCACAGCCACTGCCCTGAGGGGTGGAGAGAGGACAGGAGAAGGGGACACCATCGCAGCCACCCAGAGAGGGATCCCTTTGTGACCCCAGCACCCAGGCTGCACCTCCCTGCCCAGGACCCTGCTCtgcacagggaggggggcaggagagtctggcagcaccagggggcacaaACTGCCTATTGCACCCCCTGTGCAACCCCGCACACCTACCCCAGGGCACTAGCACCCCCATCCTGGCTCCTTCagagagcagccccaagctgcgcCCCCACCCAGCACCGAGGAACCTGCCCACCTAAGACTGATTGCTCATGAGGCCAAGGGAAGTCAAGGCATCTTGGACACGTCCTGTCCACCCAGCGAGTCACTGGGGCAGGCTCTGGCCCTTCAGGTCTTAATGATTCACAGCGTCACacttccagctgagcagggaggagcaggggggatttgagcacccagagccctgccccATACACAGGCAACTGCGGTGCTTTGCAGTCAGGAGCTGGGCTGAGGACAAGCCCGAGACCCTCCGCTTTCCTGCTGGGAAACAGACAGTTTCCAGCCGCCTGCTCTCGGGGCTGGGCTGAGGGCTCCCTGCCAGAGCACacaccagaagcagctgcaatgCGACCGTCCCGTGTGTAACAGCTGGAGGGACAGGGGGCCGTGCACAGAGCCATGCTGACTTCATCTGGACTGCAACTCCCGAAACCCTCCTGGGCTGAGggcaagggaaagagaaagaggaagcCGGAGGCCAGCGTCAGGGGGAGAGAAAGCAGCTGCACGTGgagctggccagggctgcacagagcagcGCACAGCAGAGCCGGAGGTCTCGCTGGCTCTGTCAGCCCGGGCTGGGGACTGGAGGAGCTGGACTCGGACTCAGCTCCTCAACTCCCCTCCACACCCCGCAGGTGTCCCCAAAACAGCCTTTACTCCCACCGGTGcaccaacagcagctgcagctgccccccagtCTCGTACCCCAGtgctgatgtttctttacctttcaCTTGTTCCCTGGCAAAGTCCCTTGCAAACTCCCCTCACTCAGGACTCGAGTTAAAAGTAGTGGTCTAACTGCTCAGTTTTACCTACTTACACTAAAACTAGGTAGGTTAGTTAGTCTTTGTTAAAGAAGGAGCTTACCTTAAAGGCCTCCCTTCAAAGAGGGGAGCAGCAAACtgacttgcaaactgccctgcttGCGGGGAGTCTCCTTTTCTACCCACTGGGCCTGGACTTGCTCCACCGCCTCGTTAAGGCTTgtgtcagacacaggcagcagcagtcccagctgcccGAAACACACACAGCCACCAAACACTCAGCACGCCAAACACCCGGGCAGCAATATCTCActacctgcccagagcaggatctggtgcctgcttggctcctggctcctcgtccccttcctcctcttgctcccagtgaacTGGTTGCAAACTCCTGTGTTTGCTGCCTCTGTTGTCTTGCTGCAGGTGGTAACATACACTCGAGACCCCaggcccaggccatgcccccactgcagaggaaggcaactcccctcccccccccccacacacacacacaccctcccagtctgcaccagtctgagcagggggaaatcccttcctgcccccagtgtaGCATGTGGATGAGCCTGAGTGAAGGGGCAAGTCCCTCCAGCCCGGACCCTTCAGGATTGGTCTCAGCAGAAGTCCGGTCCTCATCCCTATCCTCAGCTGCAGCGGCACCCAACACCTCTGGGGCAGGCTTAAATAAAACCCTGAAACATGGAGCAGAAGGCGGGGGGGCAACCAGCatagcccagaagcctgggaaaagcccagaagcctgggtgCATCTGTACAAACACCAGTGGGACAGGGCATTTTATGGGGGCTGCAGATGACAAGTGGTGGAGACCTTGCAAAGGACACAGGGCAGTGCCCGGCAAGCGACTGATCGGCCAGAGGAAGATGAGGCGCAGACGTGGCATGGGTGCAGAGTGGTgtgagctggcagggggcagccGCAGACCTGGGCTTGTGTCGCTGAGACAACAAAGACCATGGCCACCGGCGCAGCCAACAGACCTGGGCTCGGCCGGCCAGGTGGGACCAACTCACCTGGATGCAGCAGGTCCTCTGGGTTCCTGCAGCTCGTTACCATGCCCAGATGCAGCTGAGCAATGAGTGGGTGCCTGGTCCTTCCCCCcagggcagagcccaccctgccaTGGACTGTCACCGGCCTCAGCCTGCTCCTCTCTGGGCTCGTGGAGCCTGGGAAAGGCCTGCTgagtgctgggctgggcagctgcaggttatGCTGGAATGCACCTCTGGGTACCGAGGAACCGCCAGCTATGAGTTACTTTAAACCCAATATATTGaatcaagagcaagaccttataaagggggataaggcaggggGATTTCCTAATAACATATGCCCTGCACCCAGGAGGGGCATCAGGGACCCCGTTGCCTTCCCCATGGGGTGACTGACCATAACCAGCATCTCCCGGCAACCCCAGTCAGCAGGGCATGTCCTGGACCCATCGACctgagtggggaggagggcagcagctgcgTTCGCAGAGACACAGAGAAAGCTGGGGGGGTGGCACAGTTGGCATAGAGAATGGCATTGCTTTTATTACATGAATGAAATGctgcaggagaggagaggagagcgcCCTGCCCTGCAAAAGAAactggaggaagggagagagagtctGTACATGTACCGCATGGGTGGgagacaggggctgggctatATATTTGGAGGGTCCTCCCCATACCCCTGGGGCTGGCTTGTGCCCCAGGATAGGGTAGGAGCCCCAAGGCCCTGGCGGGAATGGCCCTGCTCCACTCCCGGAGGGTAAGTGCTGCCAACCTGCCTGCTGGGCCCTACATCAAGGCACCATGGTGTGCCGGGGGGGCTCCCCGGCCCCGTGGCAGGCGCCGGGGAAGGGACGCTGGAGGGCGGCCTCGATGCAGGCGGTCTGGCGGGACAGGAGCCCCAGCATGGAGCGCTGCATCTCCCGCTCGAAGTCCAGGTTCTCCCGCAGCAGCTCCATCACCTCACGGGCCGCGGCTGCTGCCTCCCGCATGGCGGCCGAGATCTTGCGCTCCTGACGGCGTGCCGCCCGCCGGGCGTGGGTGATGCCGCGGCTCACCAGGTCAGCGCAGCGCTCCTGGTGAAACTCCACCCGGGCCCGCCACtcctccgccgcccgcgcccgccgggttgacgccgccaccagctcctccagcatctcctccttcagctgcttccgCCTCGCGCCCTCGCTGCCCTCGTACTCGGGGTCCAGTGGCACTGCCGGCCTGGGCAGCATGGGAGCCATGGGCGCTGGGCCTGCAAGGGAGAGACAGGCGACAAGCATCGGTTCAGCAGAAGGGGACACGGGGCCCCTCGCGGGGGCTGCTATGTGCCATTTGTCCTGTCACCCTGTGCAAAtcttcagtcctccagcatcccacaatgcAGTGCTCTGTCCCCCACAATCTCCCAACACCCCAGGTCACCAGGAGCAAAAGCACCagcagcccccagtgctgtcagGGCCCCACCATAGCCAGGAGACCCGCATCCCCCACCACCAAGAGACCCCCgtgcccacctc
Encoded here:
- the LOC132250993 gene encoding uncharacterized protein LOC132250993, coding for MSQKISFWSCRVVHTVCADFGYNVVFITMLFLIFLFAGEISLSQGSAIAASCCRCANPGARGFPVWISDSVELSDIDGKVNIARWYPPSHCCSSAEVRVFTYGTEYCVKPSHPVFRQFAESPQAKTTLKPNVAHISDNNMYLQYVERAAKAENQSDCWVCSHFPLHTLGGIPMTPIPLGPIESLLNPSDNQAWDQSQQEFLLVKPVVGDWCFYVNCSVSNCINLGTSICHHYFTSSSGGDWHNNNTATPTYYSSYNDFYSSKNLTKGTNPICTPISSLNNTLWYCLYTDTSRGQCFFNETANPSFKSKGERGVLGLKNGG